ACAGACagtgaatatacagtatgtaggtACAATAAAGGAGACAGAGTATGTAGGTTTGTAtatcatacagatgtaggatcttaatttgagccagtttgctacagcagaaaaataatcctgcagcaacaggaaatgtgaattattatgtggattatagttaatggacatttttgtaggggttgataaattgTTTGTTAGGGTAAGTAAAGTCTGAATTTCAAAGTAGGAATAACAAACTTTAGAAACCTTTTTAAAACGCAAATACACTACAagcttgcatttcctgctgtgcattaacaaaagagtgatcaaaattaagatcctacatctgtatgtttgGATGTACTGTGTACATCATTCAGTCTTAACCAGTGTTAAGGCTTCAGGCCCCCTGATCCATGTAACACAGtgttgatctgtgtgtgtgtgtctgcgctcTTCTCTGGTCCCCTCCACAGCACAGGTTTTATTATGATGAGGTGTTTGGGGAGGAGAGCTCCAATGTGGATGTGTATCTGAAAACAGCCTTTCCCCTGATACAGCATGTCCTCAATGGGTAAGGAACCTtgtgttgtgttcattaggcaccaaactaaAGAATACGGGGAGGGACTCCAATAAGAAAAGTCGATGTTAGCCATATTCCCCCGTGTGGAATGTACCCTAAAACAGTTACGCTCAAACAGGTCGAACAGGTCGAGAGCtccaagttcctcagtgtccacatcactaaagaaccatcatggtccacacacatcaacacagtcgtgaagagggcacggcaacgcctcttccccctcaggaggctgaaaagatgtggcatgggccctcagatcctcaaaaagctctacagctgcaccgttgagagcatcttgactggctgcatcaccgcttggtatggcaactgcttggcatccgaacacaaggcgctacagagggtagtgcatacgccCAGGACACAGGGTTCGCACAAGGTGCTTGAGGTGCTTAAAGTACTTGAATTTGGCACTCTGAAATTCAAGTACTGGAATACCTTAAAAATCTGACATTTTCTGAAGTTGGTACTTGAAAAGTACTTGAATTAATTATGAGAGGAGAACAGATAATGATCAAATACGTTTATGAAAAATATTATAAAAATGGATTTCTCTTGCAAATTAATTTCCAGGCAGACTACCAAGTTTTATTTCCTCACGTGTTTCGTGCTGTGGTTGCCAGGCAAGCTCGCTCATTCCACCCACACTGCCACTCAGCCAGGCAGGTACAGAACTGACTGATTAGGTGCCGCCAAACATCACATAGATAGCTAAACCGCTGGGAAAATATAGATTCAAACCtgccttttgtgcgtatggaaaatgtctgggatcttttatttcagctcatgaaacatgggaacaacacttttttgttgcgttttatatttttgttcagtatagtttaccCACCTTGTTTTACCACTACATTTCTGGAGCCAACCAACCCACAACATCTAAGGTGCAAAAAATGCATCAGACTGGGTGAATCGGCCCTGGGTGAATCGGCCCTGAAGAGCCACATGAAGGGGGAAAGACACAACGCGGCATCCTGCGCTGGCGCCAGTTCTACACGATGTGACTTTTTCTCTGCAACAACCTCCAGAGCTTTTCATTCACAGCTGTTCGTACACCTGCTGTTCTGGTGGCTGTTCACGTGCCGTTTCCCTCACACAGCCCACCCAGTCATTAAGCTGGAGTTGTGTAGTAATGTGAATAGGAAATGTGTGTTCACCAGTAGGCATGTCCCAAAACTCTGCCGCAATACTACCCAAATTATAAAATCATCAGTACTGACTTACCACATATGTATGTAGTAAATAAGTCATTTATTTCATGAGGTTGTGGTGATatactgccatctggtggcgACTAGAAACAATAGCACAATATGAACTATTACAAATTGATGGTCCTTGAATATGACTTGCTACTGTCTGTACGAACCCTGAGTACATGACTGGGgacaagctccctgccatccaggacctctataccaggatgtgtcagaggaaggccctaaaaatcgtcaaagacttcagccacccaagtcacagactgttctctctgctaccacacggcaagtagTATCGAtgaccaagtctggaaccaacatgaccctgaacagcttctaccctcaagctataagactgctaatagttacttaaatagttaaccaatagctacccggaatatctgcattgaccctttttgcactaatctcttttgactcatcacatacgcagctgttactgtttattatctatcccgtTGCCTAGTCACTTATCTATCCcgacctatatgtacatatctacctcaattacctcgtagccctgcacatcgactcggtactggtaccccatgtatatagccaagttatcgttactcattgtgtatttattccttgtgttattatttttcaattTCTTCTATTTCTTCTACTATTtctctatttttttctctctgcattgttgggaagggcctgtaagtaagcatttcactgttagtctacacctgttgtttacgaagcatgtgacaaataaaatttgatttgatttgtaatgTGATATTGTGTGACCTATTTCTGTCTGTAGAGGCAAGGCCACTTGTTTTGCGTACGGCCAGACGGGAGCAGGAAAGACACACACCATGCTGGGTTGTCCTCCTCAGAGACAGGGGCTATACGCGCTGGCTGCCAGGGACATCTTCACCCAGCTTCACTCCACCCAGGACCGTGGCAACTCTCCAGTCCCATCCCACATCTATGTCTATGTCAGCTTCTTTGAGATCTACTGTGGCCAGCTCTACGACTTGTTGGACAATAgaaaacggtgtgtgtgtgtgggcgtgcacAGTTTTTTAGTACTCAAGTTCAGGATTGACTTAACTCGACCAGTAGTAGTGACTTTGTTTTCAGAAAATATTTCATAATGTAACACTCTAACTTTGACTCTGACTCGAACACCAGAGACTTGGGACTCGACTCGGACTCGAGGTTTAGTAAATTGACTACATCGCTGAAcataaccctgctctctgattgGTCCCTTCATAATGACATGGTCATAACCTTACTCTCTGATTGGTCCCTTCATAATAACATTGAACCACTGAACCAGTTGAACCACTGAACCACTCAGCGAACCACTCAGCGAACCACTGAACCTGTGAACTACTCAGTGAACCACTCAATGAACTCAGTGAACCACTGAACCAGTAAACCTCTGATGGGTCCCTTTATAATGACATCTGTGTCTTCTCTGTGCAGGTTGTTTGCGAGGGAGGATGGGCACCAGGTGGTTCAGATAGCAGGGCTGAGAGAGGTCAAAGTGGAGTCTGTCAACTCATTGCTGGAGGCGAGACCTTTATCCCTCTCTTCTCATTCTTCCTATTCTCATCTGTTTTATTATCCATTTGACCTCCCTGCCTTGCGGTTTTGATTGACTTCCCTTCTCCATTCCATCCTCCTTTCATCTCTTCTCTTGCCTCCACCCCTCCTCATTCGTCCTCcccaccttctcctctctccgTCCTCCAGGTGATTTTGTGGGGTACAGGGGAGCGCACCCAGGGGGTGAGTGGAGTCAACCCTGTGTCGTCCCGCTCCCATGCTCTGCTCCAGATACAGCTCAGAGACTCTGGCCATCGGGCCACTGGCAGGTCAGTGTCATGTTATAATGAGTTATAGGACAAATCCGACAAATTAGTTCCATGTAGCAAAAATAATTCCGTATTTTTGTTTTTTGAGAGCGATATATAGCAAATTATCTACCAGGTATATGGAGTTTGCACATTGCAATTCAGACACTTTTTTTAGATGACTTTTCCAAGATTAGGACATTTTATAATCTAAAATAAAGCACATATTCAGCAATATACCTGAGGTTTAATGTGTTATTTTATGTATGATTAGCTATACTgccactctgtgtgtgtgggtgtgtgtttgcaaTTCAGTAGCTTTGTAACATAGTTTAGGTGACATTAAATTAAAAGTCATCGGACCACAATGTATCCCACACTGTGTTGTGTAGGATGTCATTTGTGGATCTAGCTGGGAGTGAGAGAGCAGCAGACTCCAGAGACCCAGACAGACTGAGCCGCATGGAGGGGGCAGAGATCAACCAGAGTCTACTGGCAGTGAGGGCAACACACACAATAGGATACAATACAACACTTTATTGTTCAATGTGATTGCTGTTAACGTGTAGCTTATTTGTTTCAGCTGAAAGAATGTATCCGTTCTCTGGACCAAGAGCAGTCACACACACCATTCAGACAGAGCAAGCTCACGCAGGTAAAGAATCACACACACATTGCAAACGTTCACGGGTTCCACACCAGGCTTGTGCTTCAACTGTGTTGTTCACAGGGAATTATAGAATTTGTGTCAGTACCACTTTGTTCAAACTGTGTTTACCTTGTTCTCTGTATAGGTTTTGAAGGACTCCTTTGTTGGTGATTCAAAGACATGTATGATTGCAAACATTTCCCCCAGTCACCTAGCAACCGAACACACACTCAATACGCTGAGATACACTGACCGGTGAGTGTGTATTACGTAGGTCCTATAAGAACACACACTCAGACTCAGCAGTTTTGACGACATTGTTTAATTGGTCAGTGACATTAGCCATATGACAGTGAGTGATATATCATCTCCTATGGCCTCTACAGGGTGAAGGAGCTGAGGGGGGGAGTGGGTAGAAGACGGCCCACAGTCTCCCAGTCCCCATCCCTGAAACCCGATCAGACTAGCAGCAGCAGTGGTAGTAGCGCCAGCAGGGGGAAAAGTCCCCCAAAAAGAGTGAAGTTGGGGGGTCACAGAGAGGCCCGAGACGTGACTGGCACCCCTGCCAGGAGGTTAGCCCCAGGGGAAGCCCTGCTCTGCTCCACACCAAAGGGCCGGGGGGCGGGGGAGGGCTTTGGAAGGGGGAGAGAAGACCTCTGTTTGGAGCACACCACACCTGTGAGGGGCTCACTGGGCCAGGGGCTTTGGCGGCGCAGGAGGagtgagggagtgggagagagggataggaggcgggatagagagagggaggtggaaaaGAAAGGGCAAAGAAAGAAACGTGAGAAGACAGATGATTCCAACACGGAACAGGACCATGGGGCGGCTCTGGTGACGAGACAGCGAATGGGAGAGTTGAGGACACCCCTTTGGGAAACACCCAGAGAAAGAGGAGCCACTACAAGTAAGATGGCCATAGGTCAAAGGGCAGCTGCTGCTTCCTGCGTCAGAGGAGCAGAGAGGCAGAGGACTACTACGagtaaaggagagggagagggcagaaGATGGATAGAGCAGGACCGAATTGTGGGGgagtgggaaagagagaagacggctgagggacagagagagttaggagaggacagggagagagataggaggactAGTACAGAACGGCAAAGGGAGAGAGAAACTGAGACGCCAAAGGAGCGGGAGAgcgagaaggaaagagagaggcatTTGAGAAGATACCACCAGCAGCTGCAGCAGATGCAGTGGCTCCAGCAGCCTCTGTCTGGCTCGCCGTCTGTCTGCCGTGGTCTGGAGGAGCTGCTGGCTGGGTACAGGGCCACTGCTGTGGCCGGGGCAGACCACCTCCCACTCCGGGGGGAAGGGCCTGCAGGGGTCACAGTGGAGGCAAAGGGGCAGGGACAGAGTCACTTCTCTAACAACATGTCTCAGAGCCACTGccacaatgatgatgatgataatgaagttgatgatgatgataatgaagGAGATAATGATGGTAGTGGAGAGCACATCCTCGAGTGTCTCGTCCCCGGGGCTGGATCAGTGCTGTCTACCATCAGCAGGGTGGACgacagagggacaggaggaggaggagtggagagagggagtggggacgAATGGGGGTCacccgaggaggaggaggggagagggagatgggcaTGGCCAGAGTGTAGAGTGGTAGAGTCAGAAGAGGGCGGCAGGTGGACAGGGGCTGTGTTGGGTCTTGGGGAGGAGGAACGGGTACCATCTAGCCTCCGCAAGGCAGCTGAGAGGAGGGGGTGGGCAGGGGAAcacgaggagagaggagaagaagatatCCTGCTGGAGTCTGAAtggagcacagaggaggaaggagaggttgaCGTTAATGCCTTTACCCTCGGCTCCGCAGACAGCAACAGTGACAACGACAGCCTTCACCGACACCACCACCGCAGCCGCCACGCTCTGGCCGAGAggcccctctctccacccccacccccgGCCAAGCTCAACGACCTGTCCCTGGAGTCCAAGCACATCAACCAGAGCTCCAGTGGCCTGTGCCTACACTTCCAAAATGTCCCCCCTTGCCCCTGCCTGAAGGGAGTACCACTGAGccccagagagagaacagtgctACCAGGTGCTGAGCTGTTACGTCAGATAGACCCTGCCACCCCCCTTCTGTCCTTTGTGCAGACGGGGAGGGGAGCAGCAGTTGGCACCACAAGGCTTCCCCCTGAGAGACAAAGTAATTCTGGAGTTGTAGCTCAAATGCCCCCTTCTTCACCACCACACCGTGAATCCTCGGGCGATTCATCCAGCTGCACCATGGATCCCCTCTCACTTTCCTTGCTTCAAGTAGACAGGCTGGCAGCAACAGACTCCTTCCTCTGCCAGCAGGTACCACACAGCATTTACTCCCGCTCCCTCTTGTCTAGGGAAAGTGGAATGGGAAAAGGGGTGGTGGAGGGTGGCCAGTCTCTAGTACCCACTCTAGGGATAGATGGGAAGAGTGGAGAAGACGAAAGGGAAGGTGTTGGACTCTCTCTTCTTGTAAAGCAGTTTCTGCGAGTGCAGACTGGTTGTGTCCTTCCTAAGACAGTGACACCTGAAGGCCACATGGATCAGAGGAGATCCAAGATGGACGCTGCTCCTCTCTGGAGAATGGGTGAGTTCCATACTCACATACACAAGCTTGTGCAATGCTTTTTTTCCTGCATTGTTTACATAATATCTGTGTAAATAATTGCCATCTTCTCATTGACATTGTTAATATGTgagaattacattttttttagggGATTGCGTGTTAAGAAATAGTAAGATGTTGCTCTAATACTGTCTGTTCTGACCAGCTATGACCAAACCATCTGCCCCTGTGGTCTCCCTGGTGTCTGTCCAAGACCAAGGAGGAATCTTGAAAACCACAGCCCAGTTAGGGAGTGAGGTCCTAGGCTCCAGAGACTCTGCCTGTCCCCCTGGCCCTTCTCCACACCTCCACTCACCACACAACCTCACTGTATCCAATACACACACAACCAAGTGTTCCCAAGGCCCAGTccagcacaacacacacacatcgcaCCCTCTGCCTACCACCCATATACCACAACATACACATAAGCCTCCCATCACTACTAAACACACTTTTCAGGATACACCTAACTCCTCCATGCCTAGTGTGCAAATTATCCAACAAATGAACAACTCCGTCCAACTTAACATTTTGCAGGACCAATCTCAGTCGCCCAgttcaaacagtcctcctaatcTCCACATTCCATGCCGTCTCAGCGGTTCAAGCAGTTCATACAGTCCAGACAGTCTGTTAAAGCACTTTGGACCCCCagccatcctctccctctctactcaggAAGCCCTGGAGCATGCCCAGTAAGTTCAAGTCTATCTGTTATGTAGCATGAACAATGTGTAGGTTTATGGTTCCTTACTCATCCTGGCTCTATCTCTtgccatctcttcctctctctctctctctctctctctctctctctctctctctctctcccccctctcactctctctctctctctctctctctctctctctctctctctatttctctctctctctctttctatttctctctctctatttctctctctccctctctctctccctccctctctctctctctctctctctctctctctctctctctctctctctctctctctctctctctctctctctctctctctctttctttctttctctccatttctcccttCTGTGTCCCTCAGGTGGTGTATTGTCCAGGCCCATTGGGAGCAGTTGGAGGAGATGGAGTCTCTGTGTCGTAGAGAGGGGACACTGCTGTGCCAACAGCCTGACATGGTGAGAACTCAACACCTTATATATATAAGTATTCCATATAGAGATATATCAATATACTAGCTCATAAATCATGGATTGGATTCATTAGATTCATTGCAATTGCTATTTTTGTTGCTGAATAGGACACCTTGTTTGAGAGTAGTGCTCTCCATGACTGTCTACCATTTGTTGATCCAtcttccttccctgtctgtctcaccggtccctctctctatccttcagGACTTCAGGGAGTACGTTCAGAAACTGGAGGAGATCATGGAGCAAAAGGCTGTGTGCGTTCAGAGCATGAGAGCTCAGCTACAGCCCTACCTTACCCACCCTATAGCCCTACAGCAACACCCCGGACCTGGAGGAAACAACCAGGGGCTCAATTATTAGTGCACAAACAAGCTTTTtgtattggacaagttcaggtagtctgTCCCTGTTTGTCCCTGGTGCCTTCCATTCATTCTGtttttcggtatgttgcattgaaagtggctaatgttgtgttgattcgatcacaattgccacagtaaaggggaatgttgatagtgttaactaacagggaaaactctagaaagttgagtgaagttcaatctcgtgcttctctccgTGGGCTGATAGTTCTTCTGCCCAGCAGTCCTGGGGGAGATGAGTGGCAGTCTTGGGGCTACTGCGTGCCCGCGCAcgcgcgcagcttagagggaacattgctcacCACCccctgtagcgccttgcggttgggTGCCTTGCATTTGGCGTACCAAGAGGTGATGCAgctagtcaagatgctctcaatgggccagctttagaactttttgaggatctattgtcctggcaccacacgacatgtctctgacctcctccctaaaggctgtctcattgtcgacGGTGATCAGTACCACCGtcttgtcgtcagcaaacttgatgatggtgttggaatcgtgtgcggccatgcagtcgtgggtgaacagggagtacaggaggggactaagcacacacccctgaggggcctccgtgttgatggtaagcgtggcggatgtgttgttgcctaccctcaccgccAGGGgatggcctgtcaggaagtccaggatccagttgcagagggaggtgttcagtcccagggtcctgagcttggtgatgagcttggaggggactatggtgttgaattctgagctgtagtcaatgaacaccaTTCTTACaaaggtattccttttgtccaggtgggtgagggcagtgtggagtgcaata
The DNA window shown above is from Coregonus clupeaformis isolate EN_2021a chromosome 18, ASM2061545v1, whole genome shotgun sequence and carries:
- the LOC121551926 gene encoding uncharacterized protein LOC121551926, with product MSFVDLAGSERAADSRDPDRLSRMEGAEINQSLLALKECIRSLDQEQSHTPFRQSKLTQVLKDSFVGDSKTCMIANISPSHLATEHTLNTLRYTDRVKELRGGVGRRRPTVSQSPSLKPDQTSSSSGSSASRGKSPPKRVKLGGHREARDVTGTPARRLAPGEALLCSTPKGRGAGEGFGRGREDLCLEHTTPVRGSLGQGLWRRRRSEGVGERDRRRDREREVEKKGQRKKREKTDDSNTEQDHGAALVTRQRMGELRTPLWETPRERGATTSKMAIGQRAAAASCVRGAERQRTTTSKGEGEGRRWIEQDRIVGEWEREKTAEGQRELGEDRERDRRTSTERQRERETETPKERESEKERERHLRRYHQQLQQMQWLQQPLSGSPSVCRGLEELLAGYRATAVAGADHLPLRGEGPAGVTVEAKGQGQSHFSNNMSQSHCHNDDDDNEVDDDDNEGDNDGSGEHILECLVPGAGSVLSTISRVDDRGTGGGGVERGSGDEWGSPEEEEGRGRWAWPECRVVESEEGGRWTGAVLGLGEEERVPSSLRKAAERRGWAGEHEERGEEDILLESEWSTEEEGEVDVNAFTLGSADSNSDNDSLHRHHHRSRHALAERPLSPPPPPAKLNDLSLESKHINQSSSGLCLHFQNVPPCPCLKGVPLSPRERTVLPGAELLRQIDPATPLLSFVQTGRGAAVGTTRLPPERQSNSGVVAQMPPSSPPHRESSGDSSSCTMDPLSLSLLQVDRLAATDSFLCQQVPHSIYSRSLLSRESGMGKGVVEGGQSLVPTLGIDGKSGEDEREGVGLSLLVKQFLRVQTGCVLPKTVTPEGHMDQRRSKMDAAPLWRMAMTKPSAPVVSLVSVQDQGGILKTTAQLGSEVLGSRDSACPPGPSPHLHSPHNLTVSNTHTTKCSQGPVQHNTHTSHPLPTTHIPQHTHKPPITTKHTFQDTPNSSMPSVQIIQQMNNSVQLNILQDQSQSPSSNSPPNLHIPCRLSGSSSSYSPDSLLKHFGPPAILSLSTQEALEHAQWCIVQAHWEQLEEMESLCRREGTLLCQQPDMDFREYVQKLEEIMEQKAVCVQSMRAQLQPYLTHPIALQQHPGPGGNNQGLNY